The Humulus lupulus chromosome 3, drHumLupu1.1, whole genome shotgun sequence genome window below encodes:
- the LOC133824656 gene encoding FH protein interacting protein FIP2-like isoform X2, giving the protein MGSDSTSTVRLNIGGKKFYTTVDTLTQREPYSMLATMFSGWHTVCQDPEMGFVFVDRDGKHFRHILNWLRDGVVPTLKDSQFAELLREAEYYQLPGLMEEINAVLSRKEDEEDLTNELTRIDIIKCIQSEKVRFRGVKLSGLDLSKLDLSYVDFSHACLRDVFFSRANLQCAKFRNVDAEGAIFHNAILQECEFTGANLRGALLAGANLKSANLQDACLIGSSFCQADLRSAHLQNADLTNANLEGAILEGANLKGAKLSNTNLKGANLQRAYLRLVNLRDTNLEGAKLDGANLLGAIRF; this is encoded by the exons GAGGGAAGAAATTTTACACTACTGTTGATACTTTGACTCAACGAGAGCCTTATTCAATGCTTGCTACAATGTTCAGTGGTTGGCATACTGTGTGTCAGGATCCTGAAATG GGATTTGTATTTGTTGATAGGGATGGAAAACATTTTCGACACATACTTAATTGGTTAAGGGATGGTGTTGTTCCTACATTAAAAGACTCTCAATTTGCCGAGCTTTTGAGGGAGGCAGAATACTATCAGCTACCG GGACTTATGGAGGAAATCAATGCTGTCTTAAGTAGAAAGGAGGATGAAGAAGATTTAACTAATGAACTAACACGAATTGATATCATCAAATGTATACAGTCAGAAAAAGTTAGATTTCGAGGTGTTAAACTTTCTGGCCTTGATCTTTCAAAACTG GATTTGTCTTATGTGGACTTCAGCCATGCTTGTCTTAGAGATGTATTCTTCTCACGTGCAAACCTACAGTGTGCCAAGTTCCGG AATGTGGATGCTGAGGGTGCGATCTTTCATAATGCAATTTTGCAAGA GTGTGAATTTACAGGGGCCAATCTGCGCGGAGCTTTATTAGCTGGTGCTAATCTTAAGAGTGCAAACCTACAAG ATGCTTGTTTAATTGGTAGTAGTTTCTGCCAGGCCGACCTCCGATCTGCACACTTACAG AATGCCGATCTTACTAATGCCAATTTAGAAGGAGCTATACTAGAAGGAGCCAACTTGAAG GGGGCAAAGTTGAGTAATACCAATTTGAAGGGAGCAAACCTTCAACGAGCTTATTTAAGACTAGTGAATTTGAGAGATACG AATTTAGAAGGTGCGAAGCTTGATGGTGCAAATTTACTTGGGGCAATCAG gttctaa
- the LOC133824656 gene encoding FH protein interacting protein FIP2-like isoform X1 — translation MGSDSTSTVRLNIGGKKFYTTVDTLTQREPYSMLATMFSGWHTVCQDPEMGFVFVDRDGKHFRHILNWLRDGVVPTLKDSQFAELLREAEYYQLPGLMEEINAVLSRKEDEEDLTNELTRIDIIKCIQSEKVRFRGVKLSGLDLSKLDLSYVDFSHACLRDVFFSRANLQCAKFRNVDAEGAIFHNAILQECEFTGANLRGALLAGANLKSANLQDACLIGSSFCQADLRSAHLQNADLTNANLEGAILEGANLKGAKLSNTNLKGANLQRAYLRLVNLRDTNLEGAKLDGANLLGAIRNNHKFARMLLRS, via the exons GAGGGAAGAAATTTTACACTACTGTTGATACTTTGACTCAACGAGAGCCTTATTCAATGCTTGCTACAATGTTCAGTGGTTGGCATACTGTGTGTCAGGATCCTGAAATG GGATTTGTATTTGTTGATAGGGATGGAAAACATTTTCGACACATACTTAATTGGTTAAGGGATGGTGTTGTTCCTACATTAAAAGACTCTCAATTTGCCGAGCTTTTGAGGGAGGCAGAATACTATCAGCTACCG GGACTTATGGAGGAAATCAATGCTGTCTTAAGTAGAAAGGAGGATGAAGAAGATTTAACTAATGAACTAACACGAATTGATATCATCAAATGTATACAGTCAGAAAAAGTTAGATTTCGAGGTGTTAAACTTTCTGGCCTTGATCTTTCAAAACTG GATTTGTCTTATGTGGACTTCAGCCATGCTTGTCTTAGAGATGTATTCTTCTCACGTGCAAACCTACAGTGTGCCAAGTTCCGG AATGTGGATGCTGAGGGTGCGATCTTTCATAATGCAATTTTGCAAGA GTGTGAATTTACAGGGGCCAATCTGCGCGGAGCTTTATTAGCTGGTGCTAATCTTAAGAGTGCAAACCTACAAG ATGCTTGTTTAATTGGTAGTAGTTTCTGCCAGGCCGACCTCCGATCTGCACACTTACAG AATGCCGATCTTACTAATGCCAATTTAGAAGGAGCTATACTAGAAGGAGCCAACTTGAAG GGGGCAAAGTTGAGTAATACCAATTTGAAGGGAGCAAACCTTCAACGAGCTTATTTAAGACTAGTGAATTTGAGAGATACG AATTTAGAAGGTGCGAAGCTTGATGGTGCAAATTTACTTGGGGCAATCAG gAATAACCATAAGTTCGCCaggatgcttttgcgttcttga
- the LOC133824656 gene encoding FH protein interacting protein FIP2-like isoform X3, translating into MGSDSTSTVRLNIGGKKFYTTVDTLTQREPYSMLATMFSGWHTVCQDPEMGFVFVDRDGKHFRHILNWLRDGVVPTLKDSQFAELLREAEYYQLPGLMEEINAVLSRKEDEEDLTNELTRIDIIKCIQSEKVRFRGVKLSGLDLSKLDLSYVDFSHACLRDVFFSRANLQCAKFRNVDAEGAIFHNAILQECEFTGANLRGALLAGANLKSANLQDACLIGSSFCQADLRSAHLQNADLTNANLEGAILEGANLKGAKLSNTNLKGANLQRAYLRLVNLRDTNLEGAKLDGANLLGAIR; encoded by the exons GAGGGAAGAAATTTTACACTACTGTTGATACTTTGACTCAACGAGAGCCTTATTCAATGCTTGCTACAATGTTCAGTGGTTGGCATACTGTGTGTCAGGATCCTGAAATG GGATTTGTATTTGTTGATAGGGATGGAAAACATTTTCGACACATACTTAATTGGTTAAGGGATGGTGTTGTTCCTACATTAAAAGACTCTCAATTTGCCGAGCTTTTGAGGGAGGCAGAATACTATCAGCTACCG GGACTTATGGAGGAAATCAATGCTGTCTTAAGTAGAAAGGAGGATGAAGAAGATTTAACTAATGAACTAACACGAATTGATATCATCAAATGTATACAGTCAGAAAAAGTTAGATTTCGAGGTGTTAAACTTTCTGGCCTTGATCTTTCAAAACTG GATTTGTCTTATGTGGACTTCAGCCATGCTTGTCTTAGAGATGTATTCTTCTCACGTGCAAACCTACAGTGTGCCAAGTTCCGG AATGTGGATGCTGAGGGTGCGATCTTTCATAATGCAATTTTGCAAGA GTGTGAATTTACAGGGGCCAATCTGCGCGGAGCTTTATTAGCTGGTGCTAATCTTAAGAGTGCAAACCTACAAG ATGCTTGTTTAATTGGTAGTAGTTTCTGCCAGGCCGACCTCCGATCTGCACACTTACAG AATGCCGATCTTACTAATGCCAATTTAGAAGGAGCTATACTAGAAGGAGCCAACTTGAAG GGGGCAAAGTTGAGTAATACCAATTTGAAGGGAGCAAACCTTCAACGAGCTTATTTAAGACTAGTGAATTTGAGAGATACG AATTTAGAAGGTGCGAAGCTTGATGGTGCAAATTTACTTGGGGCAATCAGGTGA